The genomic stretch TCTCGGTGAAGTTGAAGGTGAGGTCCGAGAGGCTCCAGGCGTTGAGAAAGTAGGGCGAGGCGAAGGAGTTGACGATGAAGATCACCACCGCGACCAGCAGTAGTAGCGTCTCCCAGCTCAGGAGCGCCGAGCGCAGCGGGTTGTCGAGCCGATCGGGGATCTTGCGGTGAGTGACGGGCGCTTCCGGCGCGTCGGTCAGCGAACTCATAGGACTTCCGCCTTCTTCAAAATGATGCGGCCGCGACGGCGCTCGCCGCGCGAGTTGAAGATCACCGCCAGCAGGATCGCCGTGCCGGAGATCGCCATCTGCCAGAACGGCGAGATGCCGATCACCGGCAGCGCGTTATTGACGACGCCGAGGAACAGCGCGCCGAGCACCGCACCGGCGACGGTGCCGATGCCGCCGGCGATCGAGATGCCCCCGATGACGCAGGCCGCAATGATGTTGAGTTCGAACCCGCCGGCGACATCGACATAGGCCACCGCGTAGCGGGCAATCCACAGGTAGCCGGCGAGGCCGGAGACCATGCCGGCGACGCAGAAGGCGATGAAGCGGGTGCGCCCTACATTGATGCCGGCATAGGTGGCGGCCGTTGGGTTGATGCCGGTAGCGTAGAACGAGCGACCGAGCGGGGTGCGGGTCATCAGCACGAAGAACACCGCCACGACGGCGATGGCGAACCAGCTGAGCAGCGTGATGCCGAACAGCTCGGTGCGCGGCACCGCCTTGAATGCCTCGGTCATCTGGTGGGCATTGACCCAGGCGCCGCCGGCGATGACGTAGATCATGCCGCGATAGATGGTGAGCGTGCCCAGCGTCACGACGATGGGCGGGATGTCGAGCTTCCACACCAGCGCGCCGTTGATGGCGCCGAGCGCCGTGCCGAGCGCCGCGGCGGCGAGCAACAGCAGCGGAACCGGGATGCCGGGGAAGGCGACGTTGAGCAGCGCGACGCACATGCCGCACAGCGCCAGGTTCGCCGCCATCGACAGGTCGATCGAGCGGGTCAGGATCACCACCATCTGGCCAAGCGCCAGCATGATCAGGATCGAGGTGTCGTTGAAGATATTGGCGAGGCTCCTGGGCTGGATGAAGCCCGGCGAGCGGACCGACACGCCGATGGCAAGGGCGAGGATGGCGACGACCAGCCAAATCTCGCGGTATTTCAAAAGCGTCTTCACCGCTGCTGCTCCTCGCCGATCCCGGCGGCCGTGCGCACCAGGGTCTCGGCGCTCAGGTTCGTGTTGTCATGGACAGCGACGATGCGGCCTTCGCGCATCACCACGACGCGGTCGCTCATCCCCAGGATTTCCGGCAGCTCGGAGGAGACCATGATCACCGACAGGCCCTCGGCCACCAGTTCGCCCATGAACTCGTGCACGGCGGCCTTGGAGCCAATGTCGATGCCCTTGGTCGGCTCGTCGAGAATGATCACCTTGGGGCTGGTGGCCAGCCATTTGGCGATCACCACCTTCTGCTGGTTGCCGCCCGACAGTGTGCCGACGTCCTGGCTCAGCGACGAGGCCCGCAGGTCGAGCCGCTCGGTATAGGTGCGGGCCAGTGCGAACTCTTCCCTGAGCCGCAGCACGCCGGCCTGGCTGGTGCGCTTCAGCGAGGGCAGCGAAACATTCTTGAAGATCGGCATGCCGATCACCACGCCCTGCTTGCCGCGTTCCTCGGGCACATAGACGATGCCGGCGTTCACCGCATCGGCCGGCGAAGCTGGGGCGATGGTCGCGCCGGCAAGCGCGATGGCGCCTGCCGATGGTTTGGTGATGCCGAACAGGGCCTGCATCACCTCGGAGCGGCCGGCTCCGACGAGGCCGTAGAACCCGAGAATCTCGCCCGCCCTCAGGGTAAAGCTGATGTCGTCGAACTCGGTGGGGTGGCTCAGCCCCTTCACCTCGAGCAGGGGCGCGCCGATCCGGGCCTCGCGCTTGGGAAAGATATGATCGACCGAGCGGCCGACCATCATCTTGATGATGGCGTTCTGGTCGGTGTCTTTGAGCAGGCCCGAGCCCACCAGCTCGCCGTCGCGGAACACCGTGTAGCGGTCGGCGATACGGTAGATCTCGTCGAACTTGTGGCTGATGAACAGCACGGCCTTGCCGTCTTCCTTCAACAGCTCGATCAGCACGAACAGGTCCTCGATCTCCTTGTAGGAGAGCGCCGCGGTCGGTTCGTCCATGATCACCACATCGGCATCGATCGACATGGCGCGCGCCACCCCGACCAGATGCTTGTTGGCGATGCTGAGGTCCTTCAGCCGGTGGTTGGGGTCGATATGCGCGGCCCCCATGTCGGTGAGCACCTGTCGCGCCTCGCGGCGCATCGTCGTCCAGTCGATGGTCTTGAAGCGGGTGCGCGGCGCGTGTCCCAGAAAGACGTTCTCGGCCACCGACAATTCGTCGAACAGCACTGTTTCCTGGTGGATGGCGGTGATGCCGGCGCCGAAGGCGGCATGGGCAGAGCCGAGACGGACCGGCACGCCCTTGACCGAGATCTCGCCTTCGTCCGGCTGATAGATGCCGGTCAGGATCTTCACCAGGGTCGACTTGCCGGCGCCGTTCTCGCCGATCAACGCGGTGACCTGGCCGGGATAGAGCGACAGCGATACGTCGTGCAAGGCGCGGACACCGGGAAAGCGCTTGCTGATCCCGTTGAGGGTCAGCAGCGGCTGGGTCTGGGCCAAAGCGGGGCCGGGCTCGGCTGGGGTCGCGACTTCGAGCATGGCTCAGGTCATCCGGGAGTGAAGTAACAAAAGGGCCCGGCGGCGCGGTGCGCTGCCGAGCCCGCTCTCGTCAGCCGATCTTAGAAGATCGACGAGAACTGGTCGATGTTCGAGGCATCGTAGGTGAACGGGTCGCTCATGGCGGCCGAACGGTTGTCGTCGAGCACGATCTTGCCGACGCGACCGATGGCGATCTCCGCACCCGGCTCGGCCTTGGCCTCACCCTTCAGCAGGTGATAGGCGATCATGGTGGCCGAGTAGCCGAGGTCGATCGGGTTCCAGATGGCGAACGACTTCGAGGCGCCGGACTTGACGTGCGCCGCCATTTCCGACGGCAGGCCGAGGCCGGTGACGTTGATCTTGCCGATCAGCCCGGCGTCGGTGACCGCCTGGGCGGCGGCGACGATACCGACCGAGGTCGGGGCCGAGATGGCCGCCAGATCCGGGAAGGAGGCGATCAGGCCCTGGGCTTCGCGGTAGGACTTGTCGAACAGGTCGTCGCCATAGACGGTCGAGACGACTTCGACGCCCGGGAACTCGGCATAGTGTTCCTTGGCGGCAGCCAGCCAGGCGTTCTGGTTGGTGGCGGTCGCGGTGCCCGACAGGAAGGCGATCTTGCCCTTGCCGTCCGGCAGGTTGTCGGCGGCGAGCTTGACGATGGTCTTGCCGATCAGGTCGATCGACGAGGGGTCGAGCTGCACATCGCGGCCTTCGGCGGCGACGCCCGAGTCGAACGACACCACGGTGATGCCGCGCTGCTTGGCCTTCTGCAGCGCCGGCACCAGCGCGTCGGGATCGTTGGCCGAGATCACGATGGCATTGACCTGCTGGGCCACCAGCGTGTTGATCACCTCGATCTGGCCTTCGGCCGTCGGCTCGGTCGGGCCGGTGAAGATGATCTCGACGTCGCCGAGTTCCTTGGCCGCCTCTTCGGCGCCCTTGCCGGCCGCCACGAAGAAGCCGTTGCCGATGTCCTTGGCGACGACGGCGATGCGGGTCTGGGCGAAGCTGGCGCCGGTCGCGGCGAGCAGGGCCATGGCGGCAACGGCCGAGCCGATGCCGATAGTCTTGAGCAGTTTCATACGGGTATCCTCCCTTGACGATGCTAACATGCTAACATGTCAGTGAATGGGCTGTCGAGATTTGTCGTTCAGCCCTTCGTAGTGCCGCTCGGTCGTCAGGCGACCGAGGCGGATTGGCCGGCCGATTGGCGATCCTGACCGGCATCGACAACGGTGAGACCGACTCCGGCCTTTTCCAGCATGGCGCGGTCTTCCTCGCGGATGCCGCTGTCGGTGATCACCATCGAGATCCGGTCGAGAGCGCAGAGGATCAGGCTGGAGCGTCCCTCGAATTTCGAGGAATCGGCGAGCACGATCAACTCCTCGGCCTGGTTGATCAGCGCCAGTTCGGACTGCACCACCATCGGATCGGCTTCCATCAGGCCGTGTGCGCCGAGGCCCTGGCAGCCGATGAACATGCGCTTGGCGTAAAAGTGCGAGGCAACCACCCCGCCGAATGGCGAGAGGATCACGTTCTGCTCGCGATAGACCGTGCCGCCGGGAATGACCACGCTGTTGCGCGAATTGTGCAGCAGGTGCTCGGCGATGGCGAAACTGTTGGTGAACACCGAGAGCCGGCGTCCGGTCAGGTAGTGCACCATCTGGTAGGTGGTGGTGCCGCCGTTGATGATGATCGGCTCGCCGTCCTTGCAGAGGTCTGCTGCAGCCCGGGCGATGGCGCGCTTCTGTGCGATGTTGATGGTTTCGTTGACCGAGAAGGGGCGCCCCATCAGCCCGCCTTGCTCCGGCGGGTTGATCGCTTCGGCGCCACCGCGCACCCGACGCAACCGGCCCTGCACGTGCAGCGCCGCGATGTCGCGGCGAATGGTGGCTTCCGACGTGCCGGTGATATCGACCAGTTCGGCCACTGTCGCCAGCGGACGCGCCTGGACGGCGGCCAGAATGACCCGGTGTCGCTCGGTTTCGTGCAAGATCGTCTCCCTTGCTGCTAATTTTCACCAAAATCCGTCACTGTCAATCATTTCGCCGTACCGATTACGACGTTTGCCGCATTCATGATTGGTATTGAGTGTTTCTGATTGACATGTTCCGAGGATCGGAGGCATGTCCGGTACCAATTCAGGACCAACGCCTTCGGGAGGATTAGCATGTCGGGGAATGCGCCAGCGCGCCTAAAAAACCTTTGGGACGATGCCACGGCGGCCGCGATGAGCGAGCCCGAACGGCTGGTCTACCGCTCCAACATTCTGGGCTCCGACAAGCGTGTCACCAATTATGGCGGCGGCAACACCTCGTCCAAGATCGTGCAGAAGGATCCGCTGACCGGCGAGGACGTCGAAGTGCTGTGGGTGAAGGGCTCGGGCGGCGACTCCGCGTCGATCAAGCTCGACGGCTTCGCCACCCTCTATATGGACAAGCTCCGCGCGCTGAAGGGCCTCTATCGTGGCCTCGCCCACGAAGACGAGATGGTCGGCTACCTGCCGCACGCCACCTTCAACCTGAACCCACGCGCCGCGTCGATCGATACCCCGCTGCATGCCTATGTGCCGCACGCCTTCGTCGACCACATGCATCCCGACGCCATCATCGCCATTGCGGCGAGCAAGGATTCGAAGGCCCTCACCAAAGAGATCTTCGGCGACGAGATCGGCTGGCTGCCGTGGAAGCGGCCCGGCTTCGAGCTCGGGCTGTGGCTGGAAAAGTTCTGCCTCGACCACCCCGAAGCGAAGGGCGTGATCCTTGAGAGCCATGGGCTCTTCACCTGGGGCGACACACCCAGGGCCTGCTACGAGCAGACCATCGACACCATCAACAAGGCGATCGCCTGGTTCGAGCAAAAGACCGCCGGCAAGCCGGCCTTTGGCGGCCAACTGGTGGCGCCGCTCCCGGCCGACGAGCGCCGCGCCATCGCGGCGCGGCTGATGCCGAAAATCCGCGGGCTGATCTCCAACGAGTTCAAGATGCTCGGCCACTTCGACGACAGCGCCGCGGTGCTGGAGTTCGTCGGGAGCAGGGACCTCAAGCCCTTGGCAGCGTTGGGCACCTCATGCCCCGACCATTTCCTCCGCACCAAGATCCGACCGCTGGTGATCGACTTCGATCCCGCCAACCCCGATATCGATGCGGTGGTCGCCGGGCTCGAGCAGGCGACGGCGGATTACCGCGCCGACTACGCGGGCTACTACAACCGCTGCAAGCACCCCGACAGCCCGGCGATCCGCGATGCCAACGCCGTCGTCTACCTGATGCCCGGCGTCGGCATGTTCACCTTCGCCAAGGACAAGGCGACGGCGCGGATCTCGGGCGAGTTCTACGTCAACGCCATCAACGTCATGCGAGGCTCGTCCGCGGTCTCCACCTATCAGGGGCTCCCCGAGCAGGAGGCGTTCGACATCGAGTACTGGCTGCTCGAGGAGGCCAAGCTGCAGCGCATGCCCAAGCCGAAATCGCTCGCCGGTCACATCGCGCTGGTCACCGGCGGCGCCGGCGGCATCGGCAAGGCGACCGCTGTGCGGCTGCTGCGCGAGGGTGCATGCGTCGTCCTCGCCGATATCGACGAGGCGGCGCTCGCTTCGGCCAATGAGGAACTGGGCAAGGCCTTCGGCAAGGATGTGGTGCGGCCGGTGAACCTCAACGTCACCAGCGAGGACGCGGTGATCGCCGGCTTCGCCCACACCGCGGTGGAGTTCGGCGGCATCGACATCCTCGTTTCCAATGCCGGGCTCGCCAGCTCCGCGCCGATCGAGGAGACGACGCTGGAGCTCTGGAACAAGAACATGGACATCCTGTCGACGGGCTATTTCCTCGTCAGCCGGGAAGCCTTCCGCATGTTCCGGGCGCAGAAGCTCGGCGGCAACGTGGTGTTCGTGGCATCGAAGAACGGCCTCGCCGCTTCGCCCAATGCCGCCGCCTACTGCACCGCCAAGGCCGCCGAAATCCACCTCGCCCGCTGCCTCGCGCTCGAAGGCGCGGCCGAGCAGATCCGCGTCAACGTGGTGAACCCCGACGCGGTACTGCGCGGCTCCAAGATCTGGGCCGGCGAGTGGCTGGAACAGCGCGCCTCGACCTACAAGACCGACAAGGAGGGGCTCGAGGAAATGTACCGCCAGCGCTCCTTGCTGAAGCGGAGCGTATTTCCCGAGGACATCGCCGAAGCGATCTACTTCTTGGCCTCGGATATGTCGGCCAAATCCACCGGCAACATCATCAACGTCGACGCGGGCAACGCGCAGAGTTTTACGCGGTAACAAGCAAAGGCCCCCTCACCCGGATCGCGTCGCGATCCGACCTCTCCCCCAAGGGAGAGGTGCGATGGGGGCGAGATCGTGCCACCCACCACCTCTCCCTTGGGGGAGAGGTCGCCGCGAAGCGGCGGGTGAGGGGCCTTCAAGAACAGGGGAGGAAACATGACCGACCAACTCATCGACCAGTCCGTGGTCGACCAGACCAACGACGCCAACCGCAAGGCGCTCGAGGCCGATTACGCGCATCTGGGCGAGCATCTCAGCCGGCGCGGCATCGACATCGATGCCATCCTGAAGAAGGTCTCGGCCTATACCGTCGCCGTGCCCTCCTGGGGTGTCGGCACCGGCGGCACACGCTTCGCCAAATTCCCCGGCACGGGCGAGCCGCGCGACATCTTCGACAAGCTCGAGGATTGCTCGGTGATCAACCAGCTGACCCGCGCCACCCCCAATGTCTCGCTGCATATTCCATGGGACAAGGCCGACCCGAACCGGCTGAAGCAGGCGGCGTCGCGCTTCGGGCTGGGGTTCGATGCAATGAACTCCAACACCTTCTCGGACGCGCCGGGCCAGAAACACTCCTATCGCTTCGGCTCGCTCGCCAACTACGCCAGGGAGACGCGCCAGCAGGCGATCGAGCACAATCTCGAGTGCATCGAGATCGGCAAGACCATCGGCTCGAAGGCGCTGACGGTGTGGATCGGCGATGGCTCGAATTTCCCCGGCCAGGTCAATTTCACCAGGGTGTTCGAATATTATCTCGAGGCGATGAAGGCGATCTACGCCGATCTGCCCGATGACTGGAAGCTCTTCACCGAGCACAAGATGTACGAGCCGGCGTTCTATTCGACGGTGGTGCAGGACTGGGGAACCAATTACCTGATCGCCACCGAACTCGGCGACAAGGCGCAGTGCCTCGTAGACCTCGGCCACCATGCGCCCAACGTCAATATCGAGATGATCGTTGCCCGGCTGATCCAGTTCAAGAAGCTGGGCGGCTTCCACTTCAACGATTCCAAGTACGGCGACGACGACCTCGATACCGGCTCGATCGACCCGTATCGGCTGTTCCTGGTGTTCAACGAACTGGTCGATGCCGAACTCCGCCAGGCCGACGGCTTCGCGCCGGCGCATATGCTGGACCAGAGCCACAACGTCACCGACCCTATCGAGTCGCTGATCCGCTCGGCCAACGAAGTGCGGCGCGCCTATGCGCTGGCGCTGCTGGTCGACCGCCAGGCGCTCGAGGGCTACCAGCAGTCGGACGACGCGCTGATGGCCTCGGAAACGCTGAAGACCGCTTTCCGCACCGATGTCGAACCGATCCTCGCCAAGGCGCGGCTCGACGCCAACGGCGCCATCGACCCGATCGCGGCCTATCGCAAGGCGGGGTACCGCCAGCGCGTCGCGGCGGTGCGTCCGGCGGTGGCGGCAGGTGGCGGCGGGATCGTGTGAGCCTCGTGGGCCGGTGGCTAGCTGACCCCCACCCCTGTCCCCTCCCCCTAAGAATGGGGAGGGAGACCAAAGCACCGACGCTGGTGAGAGCGTCTCCCTCCCCTTGTTTAGGGGGAGGGGACAGGGGTGGGGGGCAGCCTGCTCCAGCCCATCGGTCGAACGACTAGGCCATCACCTCCCGCAACCCGAGCGCCTCGATCGCCGCGAGCTGCTCCGGCTCGAGCGGGCCGGCGCGCTCGGCGTCCAGCGCATCCGACAGCTCGTCGCGGTTCTTCACGCCCAGCACCAGCGTCTCGACCCCGGCCATGCCCAACGCATAGCGATAGGCAATGATCGCCGGGTCCTCACCCCACTTGGCGCAGAGCGCCCGGAACGGCGCGGCCAACGCGAAATCCTCGCTATCGCGCGCATGCAGCGGCTGCCGGTCGAAGCGCGAGGTCAGCGCCCCGGCCTGTACCGCGCGGATCGCCATCACCCCGACGCCGCTCAGATGCGCCGCTTCGATGATGTCGCGAGCCCGCGAAGGCGTCGAGAAGGCGATCAGCCCACCGGGACTGTCGAGGAGGTTGGCGACCGCCTGCACGGCGTGCGGTCGTGGCCCCAGCGTCACCGCATCGACGATCGTGGCGGGCACGCTGACCCCGGTGATACCCCAGCCGCCGATCAGGCCGTCGCGCTGCAATTGCTGGAAGGCCGGCACCACAGCCTCGCGATAGCTCGACCAGGTGGTGGCGATTTCGCTGCGCCGCTCGTTCTCCGAGGGGTAGACGAAATCGTCGGGGCAGATCTGGTTGTGGAGGAAGAACAGGTCGACCTGCTCGAGCCGCATCGCCTCGAGGCTCTGCTCGAGCGAAGCGCGGAGCCGGCGGTAGACCTGCTCATCGGGCAGTGTGCCGATGCCGCACTTCGTGGTGACCTTCACGCCCTTGGGCAGCCGCCCGTCGAAGGCCTCGCCGATCAGCGCCTCGCACAGCTTGTAGCCGGGCGCCGCGTCGATCATGTCGATGCCTTCGTCCACCGCCGTCCGGAGGGTGGCGATGCCCTCGTCGCGGCTGGTCTCGCCCCACACCTGGCCGATGCCGCCGCCGCCAAGCGTCAGGCAGCTGACCTTGCCGATCGAGCCGAACTGTCGCTTCTCCATCAGATCTCCTCCAGAGCCAGTTCACGCCCCAGCAGGGCGTCGATCTCAGCCATTGCGGCCATCGGGAGCGGGCCCTTGTCGAGCGCGCCCAGGTTGTCGCGGATCTGCGCCTCGGTCTTGAAGCCGGGGATCGGGATGGTCTGCGGCGAACGGGCCAGCACCCAGCCGAGCGCCCCTTGCGCTACGGAGCGACCGCCGCTGGTCAGCAGGTCGCGGATGGCGTCGAGCTTTCTGAGCGACTCCGCCGAAGGCCGCCCATCCTTGAAGTCGCGCACCCAGCTGTGGCCGGCGCCGCGCACGTCGTCGGTCGAGACCCGCGACTGCGCCGTGAACTTGCCGGTCAGGAACCCCATGGCGAGAGGCGATCGGATCAGGTTGGGCAGGCGGTGCCTGTCGCACAGCGTCACCATTTGAGGGCCGTCACGGAACACATCGAGTCCCTGCTGCACGGCCTTGAAGTGCGGGTAGTGCAGCACGCGCGATACCGCTGCGGCATCGTCGGTGCTCCAGCCCCAGGCGGCGATGTCGCCGGCTCCGGCGCGGCGCTCGAGGGCAGGGGCCAGCCGCTCCATCGCCTCGGCCGAGGCGTCCCCGACATGCAACTGGTAGAGGTCGATTCGCTCGCGCCCGAGCCGGCTCAGGGAGGCGGCGAGGGCTTTCTCCATATATTCCGGCGTGACGTCGGTGCCGGTCAGCTCGCGCTTCGATCGATCATGGGTGAAGCCGAACTTGGTGGCGATCACGACATCGGCGCGGTTGCCGAAGGCCCGGCCCAGTATCTCTTCGCTATGGCCGGTGCCATAGGCGTCGGCCGTGTCGAAGAGGCGGGCGCCCAGCTCGCGGGCCAGCGCCAAGGCCCTGAGCGACTGGGCGTCGTCGATTTCGCCCCAGCCATCCTGCCGGCCATCCATCTTGAACGGCCCGCCAATGGCCCAGCACCCGACGCCGATGCGTGGGACCTCCCGCCCGTCCCACAGGCGCAGCGTCACGCTCATTTCTCACCTGTGCGGACACTGTGGGAGATGCACTCGCGCTCGATGCCGAGATCGGCCAGCAGGTGGTCGTCGAGCTGCTTCAGCCGCCGGATATCACGGCGCAAGTGCGACCACTCGGTAAGGCGGCGGGTCAGGGTTCGGAACATTTCGGTCTCCTTTCAACAACGCAAAGCGACACCGTCTCCACTCCGGTTGCGGAGCGGACATTCCCATGGTGAGGCTGCGCTTGGGCGATGCGGTCTGGCGGTCAAGTTGTTGACGGCCATGCGCGCTTCGAACGCCCCATACTTGCTCCTTCCCGGCTTGAAGCGATACAAGCAAGTGCGCAACGCGCTTTGCAGGAATGAAAGATGAGCGTCGGAGACAGCATCTCCTGGGACGACCTGCGGCTCTTCCTCGACGTCGCGCGGCTGGGTGGATTGAGCGCCGCAACCACCACGACCGGGCTCAGCGCCGCGACGCTGGGGCGCCGGGTCACGGCGCTCGAGCAGCAGATCGGCGAGCCGCTATTCGTGCGGCGGCAGACCGGCTACCAACTCACGCCGGTCGGGGAAGAACTGCTGGCGCGCGCCGAGGATGTCGAGGCGGCGATGCGGGCGCTGACCCGCTGGCGCGACGGCTCGGTCGGCGAGCAGATCGTGCGCATCTCGGCCGGCACCTGGACCTCGGCCTTCCTCGCCCGCCATATCGGCGCGCTCTGGCACGTCGACGACAATATCCGCATCGAGTTCGCCACCGCCTATACGAAGCTCGATATCGGCCGGCGCGCCGCCGACATCGGGGTGCGCTCGGAGCGGCCGCTCGACCCCAACCTCGCCGGGCGGCAGATCGGCCGGGTGGCGCATGCGCTCTATTCGGGTCTGCACCTGATCAACGGCATCGAGGCCGGGCTGTTTGTCGGGGTCACCGGCGACGCCGCCAATGTCGCCTCGGCCCGCTGGCTGATGGCCCATCACGGCGATCGCATCGGGGTGCGCGGCAACGACGTGCAGAGCGTACGCGAACTGGTCGCGGCCGGCGCCGGGCTCGGGGTGTTCCCCTGCTTCGTCGGCGACAGCGATGATCGGCTGGTGCGGGTGGCGATGCCGATCACCGAGCTCGAAACCGAACAGTGGCTGGTGACTCACCACGAGGATCGGCACCGTCCCGAGGTCCGGCTGGTCGCCGACCGCGTCGCAGCGTTGATGCGCGAGCATGGGCCGCTGTTCCGCGGCGAGCGCCGGCGGCCACCGTCTTAACCTCGCTCTAAGCGGCGTCCCCGATAGTGACGGCGGGGAATGCAATCGACTGGAGTGCCTCGGAAATGCGCGCCGCAGCCTATGTGGTCGGCCCCCCGGATGGTCCGGGGGCAGCGCTGACGGATCTGGCGCGCGGGCTCGGTTTTCCTGTCGTGCAGACCTATGCCGGCCTCGCCGCCGCCGAGACCCAGGCGCAGCAGACGC from Devosia sp. A16 encodes the following:
- a CDS encoding LysR family transcriptional regulator → MSVGDSISWDDLRLFLDVARLGGLSAATTTTGLSAATLGRRVTALEQQIGEPLFVRRQTGYQLTPVGEELLARAEDVEAAMRALTRWRDGSVGEQIVRISAGTWTSAFLARHIGALWHVDDNIRIEFATAYTKLDIGRRAADIGVRSERPLDPNLAGRQIGRVAHALYSGLHLINGIEAGLFVGVTGDAANVASARWLMAHHGDRIGVRGNDVQSVRELVAAGAGLGVFPCFVGDSDDRLVRVAMPITELETEQWLVTHHEDRHRPEVRLVADRVAALMREHGPLFRGERRRPPS